The Silene latifolia isolate original U9 population chromosome Y, ASM4854445v1, whole genome shotgun sequence sequence aatttgtttttagtttaaTGAGAAATCAGGGCTCTTAGAAAGATAGGAACACATAGCAAAACCTGAGACCTGGCAGAGTTGTATCTGGTAGACTGTGtaccgatatatatatatatatatatatatatatatgtcgtCTTAAAAATTGAGAGGTGCTGGCGATAAAGCCTGAAACCTGGAATCTAGTGGAGTTGCATCGGGTAGACTATGTACCAAAATCTGCAGCCTGCTGATGAATTATTGGAGAGGCTCTTGCCCCCGACATGTCTTGCACAGCTTCGCTGTGAagagcatgcaaaacagcctgaCACCTGATCACCTTTATTTGCTGAGCAATAAGTGGTTATATTCCAGGCGGGTTGTAGAATGCCTATGGTTCCTGCAGTTACTGTTTGCAAGTTTTTTCTTCCAATTCTTTCATTTTATCTGCTTGATGTAGGACTATTCATCCTTGGATACTCTTTGTTGTGGCGCTTTTAGGGCCCTGACTGTTGCAAGTATAACATTTTTTTTACTTGAGGAAGCACCTGTGAGAATTTGGTATTTCAGTACTCTGGTTGGTGCATATCTCGTGGATTCTCAGGCTGTTTGGACTCATTGATGGTTCAACGACAAACACTGCCCCCAGACCATGGATCTCTACCctggcaaggatcacaatgcaAGTTAACAAACAACCAACTACTGAATACCTCACCTCCTTGTTGATCCTTCAGAAATTGTTCTCTCTAAATGTTATTCTGGAAGCAGAGTCGTTTGATGGATATGCCAGCTAGCATGATTATCTATTGGATATGCAAAAATACTGGTCCTGGATTGGATGTTGCCCCCAGGGTTATGAGAGCGTATGCCCCCATATTCTGGTCCGCAACCGGGGATCTGTCTGGTTTCGGATGGTTTCAGGTGCTTGACTTTCAAGGACTCTTCAAGCTTGGACGATCAGGTCCCCTCCTGGTGCAGGTAGCAGAGACTTACTGACATAGTATACTGTAGGATGAGCTTCTTCCTGCTGTCGTACCACTACTGCACTGACTTCCACCTCAATTACTGGTAGATATTGGAACAATGGTTCTCCCGACTCTGGTTTGCCACAAGAGCCTTTCTAGATGTATGGTCAGCACCATAGGTAGCCCTCCTGGGCCCTGAGTCTTCTTCCAGCCTCATAACCGTAATTGCTTTCATTTGTACTTCCTCGAAGGTAGTGCATGGATACTTGGTTAGGTCTTTATATAAGTCTGAGTCCTGGTGGAGCCCTTGGCGGAAGGCTTCTATAGCTGTGGCTATGTCGCACCGTGGAATTGCCATCTTCTCCCTGTTGAACCTATTCAGAAAATCTCGGGTAGACTCCTCGGATCCTTGTACTATCCGATACATGTCGCTGGTTTGTTTTTTTGGTTTGCGGCTACTAGCGAACTGCTGGTGGAAGGTGTTGACTAAGTCGGCGAAGCAGGCTATGCTCTTGTTGGGTAGGCTGACAAACCACTGCAAGGCTGCTCCAGACAACGTGGACCCGAACTCTTTGCACATACAAGCTTCCTTCAGAGAACCTGTTGCGTTTATcaccatcatcttctgcttgtaatGGTTGATGTGATCGAGAGGATCCGTGGTCCCGTCATAGAGTGTCATGGTTGGTGGTACGCATCCTTTGGGGACACCAACGAGGGCTATGTCATCCACAAAAGGGGAGTCTGCGTAGCTATTGCGTGCTGCCTTCTCCAGGGGTCGTGCTACGCCTGAAATCATGTACATCAGGTCCCTTAACTCTTGGTACTGCTGCTCCAGTAAGCTACCTgttcctgcaagagggttagaggGAGGCGGAAAAGAGCCAACAACTTTACCTCCGAACCAGGTTCCTCCTGGTTGGCATTCTGGTGCCTGCTGAGAGGAGGTTCCTCCAAGACAGGTTCCTCCAGAGAAATGACAGCATGCTGGATTCATCA is a genomic window containing:
- the LOC141627549 gene encoding uncharacterized protein LOC141627549 — encoded protein: MNPACCHFSGGTCLGGTSSQQAPECQPGGTWFGGKVVGSFPPPSNPLAGTGSLLEQQYQELRDLMYMISGVARPLEKAARNSYADSPFVDDIALVGVPKGCVPPTMTLYDGTTDPLDHINHYKQKMMVINATGSLKEACMCKEFGSTLSGAALQWFVSLPNKSIACFADLVNTFHQQFASSRKPKKQTSDMYRIVQGSEESTRDFLNRFNREKMAIPRCDIATAIEAFRQGLHQDSDLYKDLTKYPCTTFEEVQMKAITVMRLEEDSGPRRATYGADHTSRKALVANQSRENHCSNIYQ